In the Flagellimonas sp. HMM57 genome, one interval contains:
- a CDS encoding alginate export family protein, with protein MFAQEGKIPDINLLRAEESYAYLDSVKEKIIFLQPLKRIAIDRRNSFYLSLGGEYRARLEHYTNENYTSNDLTYYLQRINLHVSLQLGAKLHLFGELYSGYVTGNQIIGLESDEVGVHQGFLEWKPVNSSNLQAMARFGRQEIGYGTSRLVGIREGPNMRRSFDMARVVIRKNNSSIDLLYGKEVDISPFSFDNTSNIFKGGASNPSFWGAYHRRPFLKDIGKLDLYYFGFYTNRSRFNDVSGMETRHSIGIRSFSVKGRLSYNTEIIVQWGKLGSSTISAYNIEADWKYTLIENGWKPKLGITADWSSGDKEIEDGRVDTFNPLFVNPAIYSLAAVNTPANITSLHPNLTFYPIKGLVIYLDYAIFYRTESNDGLYAPPRFLTREVNGLRTKHIGNVFGLQLSYEVNRNISFDLRSSYFIAGQFIKASGDSENTFYIAPTMSFKF; from the coding sequence GTGTTTGCCCAAGAAGGGAAAATCCCAGATATTAATCTATTAAGAGCTGAAGAATCATATGCGTATCTAGATTCGGTGAAAGAAAAAATCATTTTTCTTCAACCCCTTAAACGTATCGCTATCGATAGGCGCAATTCTTTTTACCTGTCCTTAGGGGGTGAATATCGTGCAAGACTTGAACACTATACCAATGAGAATTATACATCAAATGACTTGACGTATTATTTACAAAGAATCAATTTACATGTATCTTTACAACTGGGTGCAAAGCTACATCTGTTTGGGGAACTTTATAGTGGTTATGTGACAGGTAATCAAATTATTGGTCTTGAATCTGACGAAGTTGGTGTACATCAAGGCTTCTTGGAATGGAAACCTGTAAACTCTTCCAACCTACAGGCAATGGCAAGATTTGGAAGGCAAGAAATAGGATATGGAACTTCTCGCTTGGTGGGTATTAGGGAAGGCCCTAATATGAGGAGGTCTTTTGATATGGCTCGTGTCGTTATCCGAAAAAACAACTCATCCATAGACCTACTATATGGAAAAGAAGTTGATATTTCCCCATTTAGCTTCGATAATACATCCAATATTTTTAAAGGTGGCGCATCAAACCCTAGTTTCTGGGGAGCATACCACAGACGCCCTTTTTTAAAGGATATAGGTAAGCTAGATCTCTACTACTTTGGCTTTTATACCAATCGCTCTCGTTTCAACGATGTTTCGGGTATGGAAACAAGGCATTCAATTGGGATTAGATCTTTTAGCGTTAAAGGACGATTGTCCTACAATACCGAAATAATTGTACAGTGGGGTAAACTAGGAAGTAGTACCATTTCTGCCTATAACATCGAAGCAGATTGGAAATATACGCTTATCGAGAATGGCTGGAAACCAAAACTTGGCATTACCGCAGACTGGTCGAGTGGAGATAAAGAGATTGAAGATGGACGAGTAGATACCTTTAATCCATTATTCGTAAATCCAGCTATTTACAGTTTAGCTGCCGTAAATACCCCGGCAAATATTACGAGTCTGCATCCTAACCTCACATTTTACCCCATTAAGGGCCTAGTGATTTATCTAGACTATGCGATTTTTTATCGAACCGAATCCAATGATGGGCTCTATGCTCCACCACGTTTTTTAACCCGTGAAGTAAATGGTCTTCGCACAAAACATATTGGGAACGTATTTGGATTACAGCTATCTTATGAAGTAAATCGTAATATCTCTTTCGACCTACGGAGTTCTTATTTTATTGCGGGCCAGTTCATAAAAGCATCAGGTGATTCGGAAAACACTTTTTATATAGCTCCAACAATGAGTTTTAAGTTTTGA
- a CDS encoding Crp/Fnr family transcriptional regulator gives MKEILLRKGEILQYSGELNTKVYHVKSGLLRSYSIDKNGKENIFMFAPEGWVIADTCRPESEAILFIDALENSKVIVLQKDLEREKQHVGALTKRLNTLQKRVLMLISTNAIERYEHFVQAYPNIVNRVPQRMIASYIGVNPETLSAAKSKYLKK, from the coding sequence GTGAAAGAAATACTATTGAGAAAGGGTGAAATTCTACAGTATAGTGGTGAATTAAACACTAAGGTTTATCATGTTAAATCGGGTTTGTTAAGAAGTTATTCCATTGATAAAAACGGTAAAGAAAACATATTCATGTTTGCACCTGAAGGTTGGGTCATTGCGGATACTTGTAGGCCAGAATCTGAAGCAATCTTGTTTATTGATGCCCTTGAAAATTCAAAGGTGATTGTCTTACAGAAAGACCTAGAAAGAGAAAAACAACATGTTGGCGCTTTGACTAAAAGATTAAATACGTTACAAAAACGTGTTTTAATGTTGATCAGCACAAATGCTATTGAACGTTACGAACATTTTGTTCAAGCATATCCCAATATAGTCAACCGCGTACCCCAACGTATGATTGCCTCATATATTGGTGTTAATCCTGAAACTTTGAGTGCGGCCAAATCAAAATATCTAAAAAAGTAG
- a CDS encoding ribose-phosphate pyrophosphokinase — MPYQVPEPKIFACTQSTVLGEKIAASYGADLGKIHFSRYSDGEFQPSFEESIRGARIFIIGSTNPGPENLMEMLLMLDAAKRASARHITAVMPYFGWARQDRKDKPRVPIAAKLVAKMLETAGATRIITMDLHADQIQGFFEKPVDHLFASTLFLPYLKELNLDNLCIASPDMGGSKRAYAYSRALESDVVICYKQRAKANVISHMELIGEVKGKNVVLVDDMVDTAGTLTKAADLMMERGAESVRAITTHGLLSGNAYEKIENSKLSELIITDSIPIEHNRKKIKVLGCANLFADVMHRVHHNTSISSKFLM; from the coding sequence ATGCCGTATCAAGTCCCAGAACCAAAAATTTTCGCATGTACCCAAAGTACTGTTTTAGGGGAGAAAATAGCTGCTTCTTATGGTGCAGACCTAGGAAAGATTCATTTTTCAAGATATAGTGATGGTGAATTTCAGCCTTCATTTGAGGAATCGATACGAGGAGCACGTATTTTTATTATAGGTTCAACCAATCCCGGACCAGAGAACTTAATGGAAATGTTGTTGATGTTAGATGCGGCCAAAAGGGCCTCTGCACGACACATTACGGCTGTAATGCCCTATTTTGGTTGGGCACGTCAAGATAGAAAAGACAAACCACGTGTACCCATTGCGGCAAAACTTGTCGCAAAAATGTTAGAGACAGCTGGTGCTACCCGTATTATAACAATGGATTTGCATGCAGATCAAATTCAAGGCTTTTTTGAAAAACCTGTTGACCATCTTTTTGCTTCCACCCTATTCTTACCCTATCTGAAGGAATTGAATTTGGATAATCTGTGCATTGCATCACCTGATATGGGAGGTTCAAAAAGGGCGTATGCCTATTCTAGAGCTCTGGAAAGCGATGTAGTGATATGTTACAAGCAACGAGCCAAGGCAAACGTAATTTCCCATATGGAGCTTATCGGTGAGGTTAAAGGTAAAAACGTGGTTTTGGTAGATGATATGGTAGATACTGCCGGTACCCTTACAAAGGCTGCAGATTTAATGATGGAACGTGGTGCTGAAAGTGTTAGGGCAATCACCACTCACGGCCTTTTATCTGGAAACGCTTACGAGAAAATAGAAAACTCAAAGCTTTCAGAGCTTATCATCACAGATTCTATTCCAATAGAGCACAATAGAAAAAAAATAAAAGTATTGGGTTGTGCCAACTTGTTTGCAGATGTTATGCACAGGGTACACCATAATACATCGATATCATCAAAGTTTTTAATGTAG
- a CDS encoding 50S ribosomal protein L25/general stress protein Ctc, translating into MKSITIKGSQRESVGKVSTKALRNAGKVPCVLYGGETPLHFSADELAFRHLVYTPNAHTAVIELEDGQKFNAVLQDIQFHPVTDKILHIDFYQLFDDKPVTMNIPIRLEGNSPGVRNGGRLLFRKRKLSIKALPNLLPDFITVDISKLRIGGTIAVETLLNDDYTILHPDSTAVVQVKASRTSVDDADEEEEEGAEAAAEGGEAPAAEAEATE; encoded by the coding sequence ATGAAGTCAATTACTATCAAAGGATCCCAAAGAGAAAGCGTGGGCAAGGTATCTACCAAAGCCTTACGTAATGCTGGAAAGGTCCCTTGCGTACTGTACGGAGGGGAAACACCATTACACTTTTCAGCAGATGAACTAGCGTTCAGACATTTAGTGTATACTCCCAACGCGCACACCGCTGTGATTGAGTTGGAAGATGGCCAAAAGTTTAACGCCGTATTACAGGATATTCAATTTCATCCAGTAACCGATAAGATTCTTCATATAGACTTTTATCAGTTGTTCGATGACAAACCTGTCACTATGAATATTCCTATCCGCTTAGAGGGAAATTCACCAGGTGTACGAAATGGTGGACGTTTGCTTTTTAGAAAAAGAAAGCTTTCTATTAAAGCATTGCCAAATTTACTACCTGATTTTATCACCGTTGATATTTCCAAACTTAGAATTGGAGGTACCATTGCAGTGGAAACACTTCTAAATGATGATTATACAATTCTTCATCCAGACAGTACAGCAGTTGTACAGGTGAAAGCTTCTAGAACTTCTGTTGATGATGCAGACGAAGAAGAGGAAGAAGGAGCTGAAGCAGCAGCTGAAGGTGGAGAAGCTCCAGCAGCTGAAGCCGAGGCCACTGAATAG
- the pth gene encoding aminoacyl-tRNA hydrolase has product MFRFFKALFGTTEQILQETDIMKKFLIVGLGNIGPKYEKTRHNIGFKVLDFLAEQESFVFENQKLGSVGTFKHKGKSVLCLKPSTYMNLSGKAVKYWMDKEKIALENILIVTDDINLPFGSIRLKTKGSDGGHNGLKDIQNTLQTSKYNRFRFGVGSDFGKGRQVDYVLGEWNVEETNSLKERLPKSADLIRSFVFSGINNTMNQFNGT; this is encoded by the coding sequence ATGTTCAGATTCTTTAAAGCTCTTTTTGGCACAACCGAACAAATACTCCAAGAAACCGATATTATGAAAAAATTCCTTATCGTTGGCCTTGGAAACATTGGACCCAAATATGAAAAGACCCGACACAACATTGGTTTTAAAGTATTGGATTTTCTAGCAGAGCAAGAAAGTTTTGTCTTTGAAAACCAAAAACTGGGAAGTGTAGGGACGTTTAAGCATAAAGGTAAAAGTGTTTTGTGCTTAAAACCTTCAACCTATATGAACCTGAGTGGAAAGGCAGTAAAATATTGGATGGACAAGGAAAAAATAGCCTTGGAAAACATTCTTATTGTTACCGATGATATCAATCTTCCATTTGGTTCAATTAGATTAAAGACAAAAGGGAGTGATGGGGGACACAATGGCTTAAAGGATATTCAAAACACTTTGCAAACTTCAAAATACAACCGTTTTAGATTTGGAGTTGGCTCCGATTTTGGCAAGGGCAGACAGGTAGATTATGTTTTGGGCGAATGGAATGTCGAAGAAACAAATTCATTAAAGGAACGATTGCCTAAATCAGCTGATTTAATACGTTCTTTTGTTTTTTCCGGTATTAATAATACCATGAACCAATTTAATGGTACCTGA